One Buchnera aphidicola (Aphis glycines) genomic window, TTTCTTTATTAGTTATAGCAGAAAGAATTTCTAATAAATTTGAAATTCCTAATTTTTTATTAGTATTGTGATAAATTTTTGGAGGATGTTCTGAATCTGTAATACAATTTTTAATTTTAAAAACAACAGAAGAAATATTTTCCAATAAAAAAATAACATTATTTTGATTGACATCAGATTTAGACATTTTTTTTGTGGGATCCAATAAAGACATAATTTTAGAACCGTTTTCACTAATAATGGGTTTTGGTATAGTAAAAACATTGCCGTGTAAAAAATTAAAACGATTAGCTATTTTACATGTTAATTCTAAGTGTTGTTTTTGATCTTTTCCTACTGGAACAAAATTTGTTTGATATAATAAAATATCTGAAGCCATTAAAACAGGATAATTAAATAAACCAATATTACTATTTTCAATGCAATTTTGAACTTTTTTCAATTTAAACTGAGTCATTCTAGATAGCTCGCCAAATCGACTGCAACAACTTAGAATCCAATTCAACTGACTATGTTGACAAACATGTGATTGAACAAAAATAGTACTTTTATTAGGATCAACACCACAAGCTAAATATAGTGCTAAAGTATCTAATATTACATTTTTTATTTTTTTTTTTTTGTTAATCGCTGTTAAAGCATGCAAATCTGCAATACAATATAAACATTCATATGTATTTTGCATATTTGACCAATGACGCATTGTACCAATATAATTTCCAATAGTTAATTCACCAGAAGGTTGTACAGCACTAAATAATATTGGCTTAGAATTAATAAACATAAATTAACACCTTAAATAAAAAATTAATGAATGAACTTAAAATCAGAATATTTTAATTCTTCGCGAATTTTTTCAATAATTCTTTGATAATCAGGATAATCAAAAATTCCAGAACCAATTACAAATACATTTGCCCCTGAAAAAGCTATTTCAGAAATATTTTCTAATTTAACCCCTCCATCTACTTGCAAAAAAATATCTAATTCATTCGAATCAATTCTTTTACGTGCTTCACGTAATTTATTTAATGTAGATGGTAAAAATGATTGATTTCCAAAACCAGGATTTACCGACATTAATAAAATTAAATCTAGTTTATCTATTACATAATCTAAAAAGTTCAGAGAAGTAGCTGGATTAAATGCTAAACCTGCTTTACATCCATTCTCTTTAATCAAATTTAATGTCCGATCAATATGATCGGTAGATTCTGGATGAAATGTAATCAAGTTTGCGCCTGCTTGAGCAAATTGAGGAATTAAATTATCTACAGGTTTTGTCATTAAATGAACATCGATAAATGCAGTAATTCTAAAATTTCTTAATGATTTTAAAATCATAGGACCCATTGTTAAATTAGGAACATAATGATTATCCATTACATCAAAATGAATCCAGTCTCCACCTGAATCAATAACTTTTTTTGTATCTTTTCCTAAGCACGCAAAATCAGCAGATAAAATTGATGGAGCTAACAAAAATTTTTTCATATTAATTTGTTCGATTTATATAAGGTTATCAATAACTAACAATATAAAAATAATATTTAATAGGTTAGTATCAGAATTTGTTATTTATACTTTTTTTTAAACACAATTTATACTAAACAATACATTTTTAAAAATGTTGTAAAAATGAAAAAAATTTATTGAGAATCTTTGATAGCATTTAAAATAACGTTTTTATCTATACCAGAAAAAACTTTAGCTTTTCCAATAGAAACAGGCAGCACCAATCTCATTTCTCCTGAAATTACTTTTTTGTCACGCATCATATATGGCAAATATGCAACTGCAGACATATTTTTTGGGCCTTTTATAGGTAATCCAACTGTTTTGAATAAAGAAATTATTCTGTTATAATCTGATTTTTTTAAATATCCAAGCAATTCTGATGTACGAGCTGCCATAACCATACCGACTGATATTGCCTCGCCATGTAACCAGCTACCATATCCAGAATGCGCTTCGATAGCATGACCATAAGTATGACCAAAATTCAATAATGCTCTAAAATTATTTTCTCGTTCATCAAGAGAGATAATTTTTGATTTCAATTCACAACATTTTTTAATACAAAAACACATAGATTTATGATCTAATAATAATATCTTTTCAATGTTTTTTTCTAGCCAATTAAAAAATGTTTCATCGAAAATAACAGCATATTTAATAATTTCAGAAACCCCTGAAATTAACTCATTATAAGGCAAAGTTTGTAAAAAATTAATATCTATAATCACTGAAGATGGTTGCCAAAAAGAACCTACCATATTTTTCCCTAATAAATGATTTACTCCTGTTTTCCCCCCAATAGAAGCATCTACTTGTGCTAAAAGAGTAGTTGGAATTTGAATGAAACGAACGCCTCTTTGATAAATAGATGCTGCAAAACCAGTTAAATCACCTACTACGCCACCACCTAAGGCAATCAAGGTAGTATCACGAGAATGTTTTTTTTCGAGTAATGCAGAAATGACCATCTCTACTTCATTTAACGTTTTAAATTGCTCTCCATCTGAGATAATTACTTGATCTATTTTAATCCCTGATTTTCTTAGTTGGAAAAATACTTTATCTTTTAAAAGATTAGCCAATGTTTTATTTGTGACTAACATAGCTTGATTACCTGGCTTAAGAGGAAAGAAAATATTATCTTCTTCAATAACACCAGATCCAATATTAATCGGATAACTACGATCACCTAGGATAACTTTTAATTGTTCCATAATTATTATACTCTGAAATATACTGTGAATAGTGATTAATATTATATTTTTTCTAATAAACGAACTATGTTATTTGCAACAGATTTGGCGCTTTGAGTGTCAGTATGAATTTTAAAATCCGCTATTTCTTCATATAATGGATTTCTTTTGATTGCTAAATTTTCTAATATAATCCTATTTGATATATTTGTTTGCAATAATGGTCTTTTTTTATCTCTTTTTGTACGTGATAACTGCTTTTCAATCGTGGTTTCTAAATATATAACAACTCCTCGAGCTGATAATATATTTCGGTTTTTTTTGTATTCTACTGATCCTCCGCCTGTAGCGAGAATAATCCCTTGTTTTTGTGTGATCTCATCAATAACTTTGACTTCTCTTTCTCGAAAACCATTTTCACCTTCAACATCGAAAACCCAACTTATAGTAGCCCCAGTACGTTTCTCGATTTCTTGATCAGAATCAAAAAAATCCATATTAAGTTGTTGAGATAATTGACGACCAATTGTGCTTTTGCCGGCACCCATAGGTCCAATTAAAAAGATATTTCGTTTTTCTGCCATATTTTTTTATTACTAAAATAATTTGTTAAAATTACTCACGCTGAATATGTTAATATTCGCAAGATATAAAACGTTAAAAATAGAACAATAAAATATAAAAAATTTTACTTTTAAATTTTCTAATAAAGCAATGCATTAAACATTCTAAATTAACGTATTTAGACTATTTGACATAATCATATTATAAAATTTTATAAGTTTTATAGGTATTTCATAAATCAATTTATTCCTTATATTTAATTAGTTATTTGTTAAAATATTCCGAAAAAAAATATTTTAAATAAATCAAAAACTAAAAAATATATTCTATCAGAGTCAAGATTATTTTTTCTATCTTTTCTTCATAATTTTATTATAAATATTTTTATATATTTAATAAATTAAAAACTTGACGTAATTTACTTTTTCAGATTAAATAAGATAAATGTTTTTTAAAATTTATTAAGGTGAGGTGTCCGAGAGGCTTAAGGAACACGCCTGGAAAGCGTGTATATGGAAACGTATCAAGGGTTCGAATCCCTTTCTCACCAAAAAAACTAAATTAATAAAGCAGT contains:
- the rpe gene encoding ribulose-phosphate 3-epimerase, which gives rise to MKKFLLAPSILSADFACLGKDTKKVIDSGGDWIHFDVMDNHYVPNLTMGPMILKSLRNFRITAFIDVHLMTKPVDNLIPQFAQAGANLITFHPESTDHIDRTLNLIKENGCKAGLAFNPATSLNFLDYVIDKLDLILLMSVNPGFGNQSFLPSTLNKLREARKRIDSNELDIFLQVDGGVKLENISEIAFSGANVFVIGSGIFDYPDYQRIIEKIREELKYSDFKFIH
- the aroB gene encoding 3-dehydroquinate synthase, producing the protein MEQLKVILGDRSYPINIGSGVIEEDNIFFPLKPGNQAMLVTNKTLANLLKDKVFFQLRKSGIKIDQVIISDGEQFKTLNEVEMVISALLEKKHSRDTTLIALGGGVVGDLTGFAASIYQRGVRFIQIPTTLLAQVDASIGGKTGVNHLLGKNMVGSFWQPSSVIIDINFLQTLPYNELISGVSEIIKYAVIFDETFFNWLEKNIEKILLLDHKSMCFCIKKCCELKSKIISLDERENNFRALLNFGHTYGHAIEAHSGYGSWLHGEAISVGMVMAARTSELLGYLKKSDYNRIISLFKTVGLPIKGPKNMSAVAYLPYMMRDKKVISGEMRLVLPVSIGKAKVFSGIDKNVILNAIKDSQ
- the trpS gene encoding tryptophan--tRNA ligase; translation: MFINSKPILFSAVQPSGELTIGNYIGTMRHWSNMQNTYECLYCIADLHALTAINKKKKIKNVILDTLALYLACGVDPNKSTIFVQSHVCQHSQLNWILSCCSRFGELSRMTQFKLKKVQNCIENSNIGLFNYPVLMASDILLYQTNFVPVGKDQKQHLELTCKIANRFNFLHGNVFTIPKPIISENGSKIMSLLDPTKKMSKSDVNQNNVIFLLENISSVVFKIKNCITDSEHPPKIYHNTNKKLGISNLLEILSAITNKEINFLEQELHGILYSEFKSIVAEALSKFLLKLQKSYIHYRNNEFFLQEIIEIGAVRARLKSQETLNKVFSAIGMV
- the aroK gene encoding shikimate kinase AroK; this translates as MAEKRNIFLIGPMGAGKSTIGRQLSQQLNMDFFDSDQEIEKRTGATISWVFDVEGENGFREREVKVIDEITQKQGIILATGGGSVEYKKNRNILSARGVVIYLETTIEKQLSRTKRDKKRPLLQTNISNRIILENLAIKRNPLYEEIADFKIHTDTQSAKSVANNIVRLLEKI